The following DNA comes from Triticum aestivum cultivar Chinese Spring chromosome 3D, IWGSC CS RefSeq v2.1, whole genome shotgun sequence.
ctcgcgaGTCCAGAAATGTCGTGTTGCAGCGCTTGAGAGCATCGGCCTCGGCTCGGAGTTTGGCTTGGACGTCTAGGAGCGCTCGATTCAACGGGCCCgttccgcctccccgcacccaatcGACGGGTGTGGCACTGGACGCCTCGGCATCCGGGATCGAAGAGCTCGTGGCACCAGTATCcagcgggcgtggcgccgaagccACCTTTGCAAGCCGGCGGCGCGTTGGTGTGCGGACCTTAGGAGTCGGGCCTGTCACCACCTCGTTTCCGGCTGGCGGCACCGGCGGGTCTGTCGACTGCTCGCCTTGCGCGTTcctggacggcggcggtggaggcacgATTACGTCCGGCATGGGGACGTCGCCGCTGTCCCTCTCCATGCCAGGgtgctcgccgccggcttccccagtctgcgccacgaactccggtggtggcggcgcggagttcaggggaGTGACGAATACCGCCGACTGGCGGCGCGCGGCCTCTTCAGCCtgcttcttcgccgccgcggctgCCTCGGCTTCCGCCAGCTTCTCCAGGGCGGCAGCCTCCGCCCTTTCCGCtttcgccttctccaggcgggcggcctcccactcctcgcgcgcctcccgcgcgtttcgctccgttgcctcccggaggtcggcggccgggtcgatTCGCGGGGTGGTGGCAGAAGTCTCCGCCGACCCaatgatggaggcggcggccgacttctcaagagagagtggGGCCCTAAGTCAAGAAGATAAAGCGAAAGAAACTCAGAAAGAATCAACAAGGAAAAAATGAAGGCGCGAGAGGAAGGCAGTACTTACGCGGAAACCAGTTGCGGCTCCTTCACcgccttacggaagcggatggccttcgcggccgcttcatcccactTAGTCGCCGCGGCTGAgcccttggatttcttcggccggctgccgaacaagctcggcacggccctgcgcttgTGCGCACCACCTCAGGCTGCCGGcgcggcagacgagctcgcgccCTGCTGGTCGGAccccggctggcggtgcgggacgacttcccccgcatcgtcatcaggccagtcctcgaggccggccccgagccctaagccgcctgcttcgtcgcctcctccctcggcgtcgtcctccaaggctgctgcccccaagtcggggtcatccacgtccctctccgctcggtcggggaggaattgacgctccggccccgcggcgccggcggccggctggaggaggggGATCTGTTCAAAGGCCGATTGGTCAGGTTGGACGGGCAGAACTCGGCAacaaaaagatagagaaaaagaaagataacttaccataggcggggggtcggcgcgtgaatacggctccttgccaaaccgccactcctccatgagctcgcagttcgcaaggaagttcaccatgtgagctacctctgcgtgaggcatctccttggtgcacagccggcttgggtcccgatgcccgctcatctgacagatcatgtgagggcggccctggagcgggagcacccggcgcgccatgaaggcggacagcaagttgggcccggtcaggccctccgactgtgtcaACACTCGGAGCCGCGCGATTGCGGCGGCTCCAGAAGGCGACAGCgtcctggcccggtacgaccagttgggtcgtctcccagccggcgggccggctacgtaagccggcaagttgacccagtcgccctccgggaagacgctcttcacgtagaagtatgaccgctgccacatcttcaccgacttgatcagcgtgatgggaggaaacggattttcggccgccggcctccgcacggCAATGAAAGCGCCGCATTGAGCTGGCACGCCCACGACGagggtgccgagcttggtgtagaagaactcccccaaagctcgatggtggggaggacgccgaggaagccttcgcacagagtgacgaaggcggacagcagcaccaccgtgttcggggtgaggtggtgcggctgaagattgtagaactcgaggaaggcccagaagaagccgctcaccggcaggccgaggccgcgcaggcagtgcgagcggaagacgacccgctcgccctcctccggcgccggcgagatctccctctccggcgcgagGCGAACCTTCACGTAGTCCTgttgccgggcagccgccgcgtctggcggagaAAGTCGACGTGGTCTTCATGGATTTCGGAGTCGTCCCATGCTCCGGAGCGCGCCATGGGGGGTGTGAGGTTGACAGATGAGCTCATCGGAGACGAACCACTGCGGCGCCCGGTGTGGCTTGGAGGCGctacggcgagaggaagaagaaggaggaaagaatggggtggaggggcgcgcgtgctccgccgctccccctcctccccctacttataggcctacgggctacgaagccgagggggcgggcgtgggatcatgggattaactgtgcccacgaccccacgctcCCACCTTTATCGCGCgggttactgcgcgcagtaactccgcggggaaactcaaccgcccgcctcggccacagcggatccgctcgtGTCCCcaggcccggtagtggcgggccccgcccgcaggcacgtcccatcgcgcgcgtgggctggcaggccgaccTGGCCACTCGACGCCACGTGGCATGCCCAtgacgggcggcggcctggaagcttagcaaGCAAGCCACCTGGTTCCCGCCGTCGCGATTCGAAGTTCTGGACAAGTCCGCCTAGCTAAGGCCGACTCCTGCCAGGCGGCTCGGCAGAAGACTGACGAAACTCCACCGCAAGCACTCGATgaaggaaactgctgaggctcctcggctgctcagccgcggcacctcaccagcttcggggactactgtcggagtaatgagccacgggtaggctgacccgagacccagaacctttcaagacatcggggctggctgcaCCCCTCAAGGCATCAAGacgaagtgccgccttctggtggccggctggaggaatagccggctACCCGTAAACGGCCGAGTTCCAGAGaagccgactcctagtgggcggcttccagagaagccggcccctagcagtcggctCGTGGCGCCAAGACAAGCCAACTCCTAatgggcggcttccagagaagccggcccctagcagtcAGCCTGTGGTGCCCACAAAGTCCGCAccctcatcaagaaagacaagacagggagtggctacagtgtagcccaccCCTCCCaaatccagggccgggcgtggccacaatGCCCCGTACAGACGGGGATCTTCGCACGGCGCGGCACTTTTGCCACTCCCCCCTTGACGTAATCCCCGAcgggcggagccctgttcccacgacggcctgtcggtacggcccgcaggcgacGGGCCCCACTAGGCAGTGAGAACCCAGAAGGCGGAGGAAGCCGGACCAGCCGGACCCTAGGGCGGCCGAGTTCTAGCAGGCGGCCAACTCCCCCCTCAGGACCCGtgagccattaaccagacaagacacggagtggctacagtgaacgcccgccaggcggcgaggctgtagccacgctcccccgacCAGGCCTGCGTCactagcatcacggctacagtaatcagtagccggcaagacccgcgagcggcgggagcggcctgtcggctccgtaccagaccagtcggcgggccccaacagccagcggagaagccggaggccggagacactgacagccgggtcctacacccggcgagattaccaatgtacccctgggggtaggcctatataaaccccccagggcacccatgcaaaggcttcccaacctgttagaactagactcacccatagagaaaggagagagctagccttactttcttccacctctagcaaacagctcaaggagcaccattgtatcactagtgccttagtgatcatgcggagaccccgcagagcaggactaggggtgttatctccacggagagccccgaacctgggtaaagttcgccggcattcgtgtctacgccttatcccgcttccaggcaccggcgacgttctactcgctcccaccatgataagccatccattggcatatgtcgcactcaACCCCCGACAGCCCGTACGCGcgatgtccgtttcaccccaaactcggCGCAAGTTTGTGCCGGGAATGAGTCGAAAACGGACgaaatccggacatttgtccgcTTGGGGCCGCGCGTTGGGCCGCGTTATTCGTCCGTTCTACCTCGAACGGACGCCGCCGGACAGGATGGAGTTGGCCTTATCTTTGTTTGCTCTATCTATTGTCTTGGTTTGTTCCATTGTCTTTGGCGATTTCAACTGCAACATTTTTCATAGTTTCGTTTGTGAAAAAGAAGATAATTACTCTGTCGTAAGGTACTACTACCAGTGCAACACTTACCAAAGCGTGCCTACTCTTCGAGTACAAACTTCCAGGTTTCAACCCGTGACAGGCAAAAACAACACGCGTCTGGACGTACAAACAAACTTTTTCTTCGAGTGGGGGCGCGTACAAACAACGGGGGTAACGAACAACCGATCAAGAGTCCAAACGAGTGCTGACCCACCCACACGGCGGGGTCGGCCCGCCAAATCCATCCAAACCCACCACACACCTCTGCAAGATGACTTCagtccggtccggtccggtccaGACCCGCGAGCCAGAGCCACACCGCCTCTCTGCTCCATCGTACGCCACGGCACCACCACGCTGTCTCCTTGACCTTTACCCGAGGCAGGCGCTGCGCGGCTTTCCCCTTCGCCGCTCCACTCCACTCCCTGCTCCCCAATCTCGCTCCCGATCCGCCATTGCGCAATGCCGCGCCATCTGCTCCCGCTGCTgccgctcctcctcgtcgccgcggCGGGCGCCTCCGGCGGGGACACGGGAGGGGAGAGGACGTACATCGTGCGGGTGGATGCCGACGCGAAGCCGTCGGCTTTCCCGACCCACGCGCACTGGTACGAGTCGGCGGTGCTGGGGGCGTCCGGGGGCGGCGGGGGGTGGCCGGAGGGCGGCCCGCTGATCCACACCTACTCCGCCGCCCTCCACGGGTTCTCGGCGCGGATGTCGCCGTCGGCCGCGGCGGCGCTGGCCGGCGCCCACGGGGTGGCGGCCGTGCTGCCGGAGCGCGTCCGCCACCTCGCCACCACGCGCTCGCCGCGGTTCCTCGGGATGCTCTCCTCCCCGCCCTCGGCCATCCTCGCCGACTCCGACTTCGGCTCCGACCTCGTCATCGCCGTCATCGACACCGGCATCTCGCCCGCGCACCGCAGCTTCCGCGACCGCGGCCTCGGCCCCGTCCCGCCCAGGTGGCGCGGGGTGTGCGCGTCCGGGCCCGGCTTCCCGCCCGGCTCCTGCAATCGGAAGCTCGTcggggcgcgcttcttctccgcgGGCTACGAGGCCACCTCCGGCCGGATGAACGAGACCGCCGAGGTcaggtcgccgctcgacaacgacGGCCACGGCACCCACACGGCGTCCATCGCCGCGGGCCGCTACGTGTTCCCGGCGTCCACCCTCGGCTACGCGCGCGGCGTGGCATCCGGGATGGCGCCCAAGGCTCGCCTCGCCGCGTACAAGGTGTGCTGGGTGGGCGGCTGCTTCGACTCCGACATCCTCGCGGCCTTCGATGCCGCCGTCGCTGACGGCGTCGACGTTGTTTCTCTCAGCGTCGGCGGTGCCGTGGTGCCGTACTATCTGGACGCCATCGCAATTGGGGCATTCGGCGCTACAGAGGCTGGCATCGTCGTGTCCGCTTCGGCCGGCAATGGCGGCCCAGGTGGTCTCTCTGTGACCAATGTGGCGCCCTGGATGACCACCGTAGGCGCCGGGTCCATGGACCGCGCCTTCCCGGCTAACGTGCGTCTCGGCAACGGCCAAGTGCTCGACGGCGTGAGCGTGTACGGCGGGCCGGTGCTCCAGTCCGGCAAAATGTACGAGCTGGTGTACGCGGGGGCAACCAGTTACTCGGCGTCGACGTGCCTCGACGGGTCGCTGGACCAGGCGGCCGTGCGCGGGAAGATCGTGGTGTGCGACCGCGGCGTGAACTCGCGCGCCGCCAAGGGCGACGTGGTTCACCGCGCGGGCGCCGCCGGGATGGTGCTTGCCAACGGGGCGTTCGACGGGGAGGGCCTGGTAGCCGACTGCCATGTCCTGCCAGCCACCGCCGTGGGTGCAGCCGCCGGCGAGAAGCTCCGTAAGTACATCGCGTCGTCCACCCCGCAGAAGCCGGCCACGGGCACCATCCTGTTCCAAGGCACCCACCTCGGCGTGCACCCAGCGCCGGTGGTGGCGGCGTTCTCGGCGCGCGGCCCGAACCCCCAATCTCCAGAGACACTGAAGCCGGACCTGATAGCCCCCGGCCTGAACATCCTCGCCGCGTGGCCCAGCGGCGTGGGCCCGGCAGGCATCCCCTCGGACGGCCGGCGCACGGAATTCAACATCCTCTCCGGCACGTCCATGGCCTGCCCGCACGTCTCCGGCCTCGCGGCGCTGCTCAAGGCGGCGCACCCGACGTGGAGCCCCGCGGCCATCAAGTCGGCGCTCATGACCACGGCCTACACAAGGGACAACAGCAACGGCACCATGACCGACGAGTCCACCGGCAAGGTGGCGGACGTGTTCGACTTCGGCGCGGGGCACGTGGACCCGATGCGC
Coding sequences within:
- the LOC123080252 gene encoding subtilisin-like protease SBT1.5, encoding MPRHLLPLLPLLLVAAAGASGGDTGGERTYIVRVDADAKPSAFPTHAHWYESAVLGASGGGGGWPEGGPLIHTYSAALHGFSARMSPSAAAALAGAHGVAAVLPERVRHLATTRSPRFLGMLSSPPSAILADSDFGSDLVIAVIDTGISPAHRSFRDRGLGPVPPRWRGVCASGPGFPPGSCNRKLVGARFFSAGYEATSGRMNETAEVRSPLDNDGHGTHTASIAAGRYVFPASTLGYARGVASGMAPKARLAAYKVCWVGGCFDSDILAAFDAAVADGVDVVSLSVGGAVVPYYLDAIAIGAFGATEAGIVVSASAGNGGPGGLSVTNVAPWMTTVGAGSMDRAFPANVRLGNGQVLDGVSVYGGPVLQSGKMYELVYAGATSYSASTCLDGSLDQAAVRGKIVVCDRGVNSRAAKGDVVHRAGAAGMVLANGAFDGEGLVADCHVLPATAVGAAAGEKLRKYIASSTPQKPATGTILFQGTHLGVHPAPVVAAFSARGPNPQSPETLKPDLIAPGLNILAAWPSGVGPAGIPSDGRRTEFNILSGTSMACPHVSGLAALLKAAHPTWSPAAIKSALMTTAYTRDNSNGTMTDESTGKVADVFDFGAGHVDPMRAMDPGLVYDIAPLDYLNFLCNLNYTEQNIRAITRRQADCRGARRAGHAGNLNYPSLSATFVADGAKARMRTHFIRTVTNVGGGRSAYRATVRAPEGCNVTVRPDRLAFRRDGQKLSFTVHVEAAARAKMEPGSSLVRSGALTWSDGRHAVVSPIVVTLQAPVQ